The DNA region GACGGCCGCGCTGCTGCGTGCCGAGGGCGTGCGGGTGTTCAACGAGACGCAGCTGGACGCCGCCGCCCGCTACCTGGCCACGCTGGAGGGCGCGCCGGGCTAGTACTGCTCGGAATCCCCTGCCGGCTGGGGTTGCGACGCCGGCGGCGGTGCGGGCTGCTCCGTCGGGGTGCCTGCGTCGGTCGTGGGCGCCTGGCCTTCCAGCCATTTGCGCGAGAGTTCGTCGAGGCGGCCGCTGCTCTTGAGCTTGCTCAGGGCGTTGTTCAGGGCGCTGCGGAAGGCCGGGTTGTCCTTGCGGAAGGGGATCGCCTGTTCCTCTTCGCTCTTTTCGTCTGGCTGCGCGGCGGGCTTGCCTGGCGCCAGGGACTGGGTCAGGCCGCCTGCATCGGCGCCGCCGGCGAGCTGCCGGCCGCCGCCCTTGCCGTAGGGTTCGCTGAAGTCCAGTTGCTGGTCCTCGCGTGCGGCCTGGGCCTCGCGGCTCAGCACGATGTCGACGTTGCCGCTGCGCAGGCCGTCGAGCAGCTTGTCCCGGGGCACGGGGATGAAATCCGCCTTGACGTTGAGTTCGTCGGCCAGGGCGTGGCCGAGTTCGACCTCGTAGCCGGTCAGCTTGTCTTCCTGGCGGAAGCTGTAGGGCGGCGCGTCCTCCACCAGGGCGATCCGCAGGCTGCCGCGCTCCCAGACGTCGTCGATCAGGTCGGCACGGGCCAGGGGCGCGACGACCAGGGGGAGCAGGGCGAGCAGGCAGTGCAACAGGCGCATTTTCAGGTAAACCTCTGGTTCTTCTCGATGGGTGACCCGGGCTGGTCAGTTCCAGCGTAGCCATTGCCGGCTAGGCTGCAGGTGAACCTCCGCCGCCGCGAAGGGTCAGTGTGTTGCTTACCAACAAGGAGTCAGTCATGAAGCTTGCGTTCGCTCCCCTGGGCCTTGCGGCCCTGCTGGCGGTGGTTTCCACCGCGACGTTCGCCGAGATGCCGCGCACACCGGCGCCCGAAGGCGCGAAGGTCTATTTCATCGAGCCCGCCGACGGCGCCACTGTGGACAAGACGTTCAGCGTCAAGTTCGGTTTGCAGGGCATGGGCGTCGCCCCGGCCGGGGTCGATTCGCCCGCCACGGGCCACCACCACCTGCTGATCGATGTCGACAAGGAAC from Pseudomonas tohonis includes:
- a CDS encoding substrate-binding periplasmic protein, with the protein product MRLLHCLLALLPLVVAPLARADLIDDVWERGSLRIALVEDAPPYSFRQEDKLTGYEVELGHALADELNVKADFIPVPRDKLLDGLRSGNVDIVLSREAQAAREDQQLDFSEPYGKGGGRQLAGGADAGGLTQSLAPGKPAAQPDEKSEEEQAIPFRKDNPAFRSALNNALSKLKSSGRLDELSRKWLEGQAPTTDAGTPTEQPAPPPASQPQPAGDSEQY
- a CDS encoding DUF4399 domain-containing protein, whose product is MKLAFAPLGLAALLAVVSTATFAEMPRTPAPEGAKVYFIEPADGATVDKTFSVKFGLQGMGVAPAGVDSPATGHHHLLIDVDKEPAMNMPLPMTDNLKHFGKGQTETQITLPPGKHTLQLLVGDKNHVPLDPPVISEKITVTVK